A genomic stretch from Chitinophaga agri includes:
- a CDS encoding hybrid sensor histidine kinase/response regulator transcription factor — protein MKKLLLPLLLLVSYAYAQPSYQFSSLDVNNGLSNNQVNCIYKDARGFMWFGTMSGLNRYDGYTFKTFRHSNEPGAINDDYITGIYPAPDNQLFIRTRNGDNFYNPIREQFSDAASWFKKKGVPEIGITSVAKNGHTWWIAHSTDGLYRIDSAGRTTKVLLPGIKNAPVADLQTDPQNRLVILYLNGDIEKLDVAGNKIVYRHTGIRQFINKPPIALRIFMDAAQDMWVYMPGSDFGVVYVNNADRSVKQLCSKTGYLNNDIVNSIVEDDKNLIWIGTDHGGVNLIDKKNNFKSRFLLNKEGDPKTVAENAVYALYKDDFGIIWCGTYKRGISYFTENMVKFPLYKHSPVDGRSLSYNDVNCFAEDKKGNIWIGTNGGGLIYFDRVNQIFKRFQHDPANENSISKDVIVSLYVNSYDDLWIGYYFGGMDFYRNGKFNHYRHEEDDPNSLANKSVWKIYRDKRNNFWVGTLGGGLDRFDPGNGIFYHNNVNMPASVHCNYISGFAEDNSGNLWIATAYGIDVLDNSKGVFVHYLSASHQLSNDNVSSLLYDKKGRMWAGTRAGLNVFDPREQRFRSFTVKDGLPDNNIITMLEDNEGYLWVATSNGLGRIAVQEGPEGITLNCRNYDDKDGLQGKAFNVNAAFKLSTGELLFGGADGFNLFDPSSLPQNRSRPNIVFTGLRLFDRNIDVNAKVHDRVLLPEALTETKEIVLRHNENDFSVEFAALNFINTEKNKYAYRLDQFNDNWQIADGATRRVTYTNISPGTYTLQVRAANEDGFWNEEGISLKISVQPPFWKTPLAYIIYVLLVLVVLWLLRRSVIRRAHKRFILEQERQEAQRMHELDMLKIRLFTNLSHEFRTPVSLILSPLEEIMQQTGDQKEKTRFQLIYRNAKRLLILVNQLMDFRKMEMQELRLNPAWGDISAFIHEVACSFTDLAERKGITFSYQSHSPHIYTYFDNDKIERILFNLLSNAFKFTPREGRVTVVVTSTREEDGTWLEIKVQDTGIGIPAERQEKVFEQFFQHEMPGGLMSRGSGIGLAITREFVKLNNGTITVESEVNKGSCFTVRLPLETCEQPEGMVTGAVIPGESQVNTPLVPAPVTEVIEDGQSGKQTVLLIEDNEDFRFYLKENLKDTYHIIEAADGNAGWQKTLSAHPDLVMSDVNMSGMTGIELCRKIKNDSRTKHIPVILVTAAAGEHEQLRGLEAGAADYLVKPFNFEIMLSRVRNLLVRPGAARHQVSLAEPAGGDHTLSPNEKFLRKALEIVERNLSNAGFSVEELSRELFMNRVSLYRRIFNLTGQTPVEFIRMIRIKRAAQLLTKTEMNVTEVAYEVGFNNPKYFAKYFKMAYNMLPSAYATAARK, from the coding sequence ATGAAAAAATTGCTCCTACCGCTGTTATTGCTGGTAAGTTATGCCTATGCACAACCATCTTACCAGTTCTCTTCTTTAGATGTGAACAATGGTTTATCCAATAACCAGGTGAACTGCATTTATAAAGATGCCAGGGGATTTATGTGGTTCGGTACCATGAGTGGGTTGAACCGCTATGACGGATATACCTTTAAGACATTCCGGCATAGCAACGAACCAGGCGCCATTAACGATGATTACATCACCGGCATCTATCCCGCACCCGATAATCAGCTTTTCATAAGGACCCGTAACGGGGATAATTTTTATAATCCCATCAGGGAACAGTTTTCAGACGCCGCGTCCTGGTTTAAAAAGAAAGGAGTACCGGAAATCGGGATCACCAGTGTTGCTAAGAACGGCCATACCTGGTGGATCGCTCACAGTACTGACGGTCTTTACCGTATTGATAGCGCAGGCAGGACCACTAAAGTGCTCCTGCCTGGTATAAAGAATGCCCCGGTTGCTGATCTCCAGACAGACCCGCAAAACAGGCTGGTCATTCTTTACCTGAACGGTGATATTGAAAAGCTGGACGTGGCCGGTAATAAGATTGTTTACCGTCATACCGGTATCCGGCAGTTTATTAATAAACCGCCAATCGCCCTGCGTATTTTTATGGACGCCGCACAAGACATGTGGGTCTATATGCCTGGAAGTGATTTCGGGGTGGTATATGTTAACAACGCCGACAGGAGTGTGAAACAACTATGCAGTAAAACCGGCTATCTCAATAATGATATTGTCAACAGTATTGTGGAGGATGATAAAAACCTGATCTGGATAGGAACTGACCATGGAGGGGTGAACCTCATCGACAAAAAAAACAACTTTAAATCCCGCTTCCTGCTCAATAAAGAAGGTGATCCTAAAACAGTTGCCGAAAATGCGGTCTATGCACTTTACAAGGATGATTTTGGTATCATCTGGTGCGGAACGTATAAAAGAGGGATCAGTTATTTCACAGAAAACATGGTGAAATTCCCGTTGTATAAGCATAGTCCGGTTGATGGGCGGAGTCTCAGCTACAATGATGTGAACTGTTTTGCGGAAGACAAAAAAGGGAACATCTGGATCGGTACCAATGGGGGAGGGTTGATCTACTTCGACCGGGTGAACCAGATATTCAAACGCTTTCAGCATGATCCTGCAAATGAGAACAGTATCAGTAAGGATGTTATAGTCAGTCTGTATGTTAATAGCTATGACGACCTGTGGATAGGATATTATTTTGGCGGGATGGACTTTTACCGGAATGGTAAATTCAACCATTACCGTCATGAGGAGGACGATCCGAATAGTCTGGCGAATAAATCCGTCTGGAAGATCTACCGCGATAAAAGGAACAATTTCTGGGTAGGTACATTAGGCGGAGGACTGGATAGATTTGATCCGGGCAATGGCATCTTCTACCACAATAACGTGAATATGCCGGCATCGGTGCATTGCAATTATATATCCGGATTTGCGGAGGACAACAGCGGCAACCTGTGGATAGCCACTGCCTATGGGATAGATGTACTGGATAATTCAAAAGGTGTATTCGTACATTATCTAAGTGCTTCCCATCAGCTGAGCAATGACAATGTCAGTTCCCTGTTATATGATAAAAAAGGCCGGATGTGGGCGGGAACACGGGCCGGTCTGAATGTATTTGACCCCAGGGAACAGCGCTTCCGCTCCTTCACCGTAAAAGACGGACTCCCGGATAACAATATCATTACCATGCTGGAAGATAATGAAGGGTATCTGTGGGTGGCTACGTCCAATGGACTCGGTCGCATTGCGGTGCAGGAAGGGCCTGAAGGTATTACACTTAATTGCAGGAACTACGATGATAAAGATGGGTTGCAGGGAAAGGCTTTTAATGTCAATGCTGCCTTTAAACTCAGTACCGGAGAACTGCTCTTTGGTGGGGCGGATGGTTTTAACCTCTTCGATCCATCGTCTTTACCGCAGAATAGATCCCGCCCTAATATCGTCTTTACCGGTCTTCGGTTATTTGACCGGAATATAGACGTCAATGCAAAGGTGCATGACAGGGTCTTATTGCCGGAGGCATTGACAGAAACAAAGGAAATTGTGTTGAGACATAACGAGAATGATTTCTCTGTTGAATTCGCTGCCCTGAACTTCATCAACACAGAAAAGAACAAATATGCCTACCGGCTCGACCAGTTCAACGATAACTGGCAGATTGCTGATGGTGCCACCAGGCGGGTGACCTATACCAATATCAGTCCGGGCACCTACACCCTGCAGGTCCGTGCTGCCAATGAAGATGGGTTCTGGAACGAAGAAGGCATTTCCCTGAAAATAAGTGTACAACCTCCCTTCTGGAAAACGCCATTGGCCTATATCATCTATGTGCTGTTAGTGCTGGTGGTATTGTGGCTGCTCAGACGCAGCGTGATCAGAAGGGCACACAAACGGTTTATACTCGAGCAGGAACGACAGGAGGCACAGCGCATGCATGAACTGGATATGCTGAAGATACGCTTATTCACTAATCTCAGCCATGAGTTCAGGACGCCGGTATCTCTGATCCTTTCACCACTGGAAGAGATCATGCAGCAGACAGGTGATCAGAAGGAGAAGACCAGGTTTCAGCTGATCTACCGGAATGCCAAACGGCTGTTGATACTTGTTAATCAGCTGATGGACTTCCGGAAGATGGAGATGCAGGAGTTACGGCTCAACCCTGCCTGGGGAGATATATCGGCATTCATTCACGAGGTGGCCTGTTCATTTACCGACCTGGCGGAAAGAAAAGGCATCACTTTTTCCTACCAAAGTCATTCTCCTCATATCTATACCTATTTTGATAATGATAAGATAGAACGGATACTCTTTAACCTTTTATCCAATGCCTTTAAATTTACCCCCCGGGAAGGCCGTGTAACAGTCGTGGTCACCAGTACCAGAGAGGAAGATGGCACCTGGCTGGAAATAAAGGTGCAGGATACTGGTATCGGTATACCTGCTGAAAGACAGGAAAAAGTATTTGAGCAGTTCTTTCAGCATGAGATGCCGGGTGGTTTAATGAGCCGCGGCAGCGGTATCGGGCTGGCCATCACCAGGGAGTTTGTCAAACTGAATAACGGAACGATCACCGTAGAAAGTGAAGTCAATAAAGGAAGCTGCTTCACCGTCAGACTGCCACTGGAGACCTGTGAGCAACCGGAAGGGATGGTGACCGGAGCTGTCATTCCCGGAGAATCCCAGGTAAACACCCCCCTGGTGCCTGCGCCGGTAACGGAAGTGATAGAAGACGGTCAGTCTGGTAAACAAACGGTTCTCCTGATAGAAGATAATGAAGATTTCCGCTTTTATCTCAAAGAGAACCTGAAAGACACCTATCATATTATTGAGGCAGCAGATGGCAACGCGGGGTGGCAGAAAACCCTGTCCGCTCATCCGGACCTGGTCATGAGTGATGTAAACATGTCAGGAATGACCGGTATAGAACTTTGCCGGAAGATAAAGAACGACAGCCGTACCAAACATATACCGGTGATACTGGTCACAGCTGCCGCCGGTGAACATGAACAGCTCCGCGGACTGGAAGCCGGAGCAGCCGATTACCTGGTGAAGCCGTTCAACTTTGAGATCATGCTGTCCCGGGTACGCAACCTGCTGGTACGGCCGGGAGCTGCCAGGCACCAGGTCAGTCTTGCCGAACCTGCCGGCGGGGATCATACTTTATCTCCCAATGAAAAATTCCTCCGGAAAGCGCTGGAGATCGTGGAGCGGAACCTTTCCAATGCCGGCTTCTCTGTAGAGGAACTCAGCAGGGAACTATTTATGAACCGGGTGTCCCTGTACCGGCGCATTTTTAATCTGACCGGTCAGACACCTGTGGAGTTCATACGGATGATCCGGATAAAAAGGGCAGCCCAGCTATTGACCAAAACAGAAATGAACGTCACCGAGGTGGCCTATGAAGTAGGTTTCAATAACCCTAAATACTTCGCCAAGTACTTCAAAATGGCGTACAATATGCTTCCTTCTGCCTATGCAACTGCTGCCAGGAAGTAG
- a CDS encoding WG repeat-containing protein yields MKSILITFFLLLAGLAKAQRPALFKIIEDDKAGYIDTSGTIVIKPVFQNGTNFSEGLAAVRLNGHYGFIDQTGAFVIQPQYDIARPFSGGIAQVFKDGVPFFISKQNVILPFSFYALDFISNMKAIVTSKSGKQGLLDIPSGKLLIDTLYGSIEPSGSGLVIATEAAGPGEIKWRPRSTVIDTTGRIIVPFGKYPAIHSFSEGYATVVMYAQGTRYTSGVIDSTGQVIAVWPDEMHIAYGEDYHEGFISVDINRPAMSRKRSGDADPIYQVFADLKGRKVFDDPQYKYAFGFSAGRAFLMDTNKLVTLIDKQFKPVVETKFSKVQREKFVNGYAVVGLNNNANWGIVDTTGQFVVPPKYMGIHNAGVIDGYFFFKNVTRDGGYQFVDLYGIASLKGDTVLPPLMKRFDEEGFKNGLLEALVEDKPCYINRKGQIVWQQTAANTPIIKRLNTEYISEGYFLATATPKPGHNIESEMWYQTDNNPRKIADEKFPLNTLAVTIDTTKMAMYDDKYRGYQIFVSNTTGRDVIFSAKNSCINMILQALNSKGEWKDILLPPTASCDKCSHKIVLDPYSYWRFVMPDYEGEITTKIRAKLVLTDKKDPKNKHVVYSNEIAGSVNPAQFWYQKEELPEI; encoded by the coding sequence GTGAAAAGTATCCTTATTACCTTTTTTCTGCTATTAGCTGGTCTGGCGAAAGCGCAGCGGCCCGCTCTTTTCAAGATCATAGAAGATGACAAAGCCGGCTATATAGACACCAGCGGCACAATTGTGATCAAACCTGTTTTTCAGAATGGTACTAACTTTTCCGAAGGTCTGGCTGCTGTCAGGCTGAATGGCCATTACGGTTTTATAGACCAGACAGGCGCATTCGTGATACAACCGCAGTATGATATAGCCCGCCCTTTTTCCGGGGGCATTGCCCAGGTGTTTAAAGATGGTGTACCGTTCTTTATCAGTAAGCAAAATGTAATCCTGCCTTTCAGCTTCTATGCACTGGACTTTATCAGTAATATGAAGGCAATCGTGACCAGTAAGAGCGGAAAACAGGGGCTGCTGGATATTCCATCCGGTAAACTGCTCATTGATACCCTATATGGATCCATTGAGCCATCCGGCTCGGGACTGGTCATTGCTACAGAAGCTGCTGGTCCGGGCGAAATAAAATGGAGGCCGCGGTCAACGGTTATTGATACAACTGGTCGCATCATTGTACCATTCGGCAAATATCCAGCAATACACTCATTCTCAGAAGGATATGCTACGGTTGTGATGTATGCGCAAGGAACGAGATATACCAGTGGGGTAATTGATAGCACCGGTCAGGTAATCGCTGTCTGGCCGGATGAGATGCATATCGCATATGGTGAGGACTATCATGAGGGATTTATCAGCGTAGATATCAACAGGCCAGCTATGTCTAGAAAGCGGAGCGGGGATGCGGACCCTATCTATCAGGTATTTGCAGATCTGAAAGGGCGGAAAGTCTTTGATGATCCTCAGTATAAATATGCATTCGGATTTTCAGCAGGACGGGCATTTCTAATGGACACCAATAAACTGGTAACATTAATAGACAAACAATTTAAACCGGTTGTCGAAACGAAGTTCAGCAAGGTACAGCGGGAGAAATTTGTGAACGGTTATGCGGTCGTGGGATTGAATAACAATGCCAATTGGGGGATTGTCGATACAACCGGTCAATTCGTCGTACCACCTAAATACATGGGCATACACAATGCGGGTGTCATTGATGGGTACTTTTTTTTTAAGAACGTTACAAGAGATGGCGGCTATCAGTTTGTTGACCTGTACGGTATTGCCAGTTTGAAAGGAGATACTGTACTGCCACCACTCATGAAAAGGTTTGACGAAGAGGGATTTAAGAATGGTCTCCTGGAAGCGTTGGTGGAAGATAAACCCTGTTATATCAACAGGAAGGGACAGATCGTCTGGCAGCAAACAGCTGCGAATACACCCATTATCAAACGATTAAACACTGAGTATATATCCGAAGGATACTTCTTAGCCACTGCTACGCCCAAACCTGGCCATAACATAGAAAGCGAGATGTGGTATCAAACAGATAATAATCCTAGAAAGATCGCAGACGAAAAGTTCCCTTTGAATACACTGGCTGTTACCATTGATACTACGAAGATGGCTATGTATGATGACAAGTATCGCGGCTACCAGATCTTTGTCAGCAATACCACCGGCCGTGACGTTATTTTCTCCGCAAAGAACAGTTGTATCAATATGATCCTGCAGGCTCTGAACAGCAAAGGAGAATGGAAGGATATCCTATTGCCACCAACTGCTTCCTGTGACAAATGTTCTCATAAAATAGTGCTTGATCCATATTCCTACTGGCGTTTTGTAATGCCGGATTACGAAGGGGAAATAACTACAAAGATCAGAGCGAAACTAGTATTAACAGATAAAAAGGATCCGAAGAACAAACACGTAGTGTATAGCAATGAAATAGCCGGTAGCGTGAATCCTGCACAGTTCTGGTATCAGAAAGAGGAGCTGCCGGAAATTTAA
- a CDS encoding RNA polymerase sigma factor: MQSQEQDISLLIEGCLANNRRAQEQLYRQFYGFAMAIAMRYSRSEQDAADILSHAFVKIFKSMHTYDPGKGSMHAWIKRIVANEGLDHIKAQGKFNPVELEDTIAPSIDNTVIARLEAEDIMTLIQQLPPATHAVFVLYVIEGHTHKEIATKLNISEGTSKWHLSEARKTLKQTLQLQTE; this comes from the coding sequence TTGCAAAGCCAGGAGCAGGACATATCACTACTCATTGAAGGCTGCCTTGCTAATAACCGCAGGGCGCAGGAACAGCTATACCGGCAGTTCTATGGCTTTGCTATGGCTATTGCGATGCGTTATTCCAGGAGCGAACAGGATGCGGCCGATATACTGAGCCATGCCTTTGTGAAGATCTTCAAAAGTATGCATACCTATGATCCTGGTAAAGGATCCATGCATGCCTGGATCAAACGCATTGTCGCCAACGAGGGACTTGATCATATTAAAGCCCAGGGAAAATTCAATCCTGTTGAACTGGAAGATACTATCGCGCCGTCCATTGACAATACCGTTATAGCCCGGCTGGAAGCGGAAGATATCATGACACTGATCCAGCAACTACCCCCTGCTACACACGCCGTATTTGTGCTATATGTCATAGAAGGTCATACACACAAGGAAATAGCCACTAAACTTAATATCAGCGAGGGCACGAGCAAATGGCACCTGAGCGAAGCACGAAAAACACTTAAACAAACATTGCAGTTACAAACTGAATGA
- a CDS encoding alpha/beta fold hydrolase — protein sequence MTHITAKQGIDISNVVYKTLTIEGQEIFYREAGSPADPTILLLHGYPTSSFMFRNLITALSGKYHLIAPDYPGFGNSSMPLVSEFEYTFDHLADIIDQFITAKGLTRYSLYVMDYGAPVGYRIATRHPERVQALLVQNGNAYEEGLSPFWEPIKAFWADPENEAIRSGMKATSQLDFTKWQYLTGVRQPEKINPDTWVHDQHKLDRPGNVDIQLALFYSYRTNLERYPEWQAFFRTYQPPTLITWGANDEIFPASGAKAYLRDLPDAELHLLETGHFALEEDGTVIASLIDDFLTRNVK from the coding sequence ATGACACACATAACTGCCAAACAGGGTATTGACATCAGCAATGTTGTATATAAAACCCTGACTATCGAAGGACAGGAGATCTTCTATCGCGAAGCAGGTTCCCCGGCGGATCCCACCATCCTGTTACTGCATGGTTATCCTACCTCTTCCTTTATGTTCCGTAACCTCATTACCGCCTTGTCAGGCAAATACCACCTGATCGCGCCTGACTATCCCGGCTTCGGTAACAGCAGCATGCCACTGGTCAGTGAGTTTGAATATACCTTTGACCACCTGGCCGATATCATAGATCAGTTTATTACTGCAAAAGGACTGACCAGATATAGCTTGTATGTGATGGACTACGGTGCGCCTGTCGGTTACCGTATTGCCACCAGGCATCCTGAACGCGTACAGGCACTACTGGTCCAAAATGGTAACGCATATGAGGAAGGGCTGTCTCCCTTCTGGGAACCCATCAAAGCATTCTGGGCTGATCCGGAAAACGAAGCGATCAGGAGCGGTATGAAGGCTACATCACAGCTGGACTTTACCAAATGGCAGTACCTGACTGGTGTTAGACAACCGGAAAAAATTAATCCGGATACATGGGTACATGACCAGCATAAATTAGACCGTCCCGGCAATGTGGATATACAACTCGCCCTGTTCTATTCTTACAGAACAAATCTGGAACGTTATCCTGAATGGCAAGCGTTCTTCCGCACCTATCAGCCACCCACCCTGATCACCTGGGGTGCTAATGACGAGATCTTCCCGGCTAGCGGTGCAAAGGCTTATCTCAGGGATCTGCCTGACGCAGAATTACATCTGCTGGAAACCGGGCATTTCGCACTCGAAGAAGATGGTACCGTGATCGCTTCCCTGATAGATGATTTTCTGACCAGAAATGTGAAGTAG
- a CDS encoding TetR/AcrR family transcriptional regulator, with the protein MAGRPKIFDEKEVVEKAVEVFWKKGYEAASADELLAAMHIGKGSFYLAFKGGKKELYEKSLQLFSDMYDRQLKQDLAESKDPVQFIKDFFMSLADAPDAKIMKGCYLGNALVQLSDSDMDTRSVAAHLLARTEAIFTEVVRKAQADNKLANKAKPAVIGKYLINLWNGVNVTRRSRPDYETLKEMLEMSLQVLQ; encoded by the coding sequence ATGGCAGGCAGACCAAAAATATTTGATGAGAAAGAAGTGGTAGAGAAGGCAGTTGAGGTATTCTGGAAAAAAGGATATGAGGCCGCTTCGGCTGATGAATTACTGGCTGCGATGCATATAGGCAAGGGAAGCTTTTATCTGGCCTTTAAAGGCGGTAAAAAGGAGTTATATGAGAAGTCGCTGCAACTGTTCTCAGACATGTATGATAGGCAGTTAAAACAGGATCTGGCGGAAAGTAAAGATCCTGTACAGTTCATTAAAGACTTTTTCATGTCGCTGGCTGATGCACCTGACGCGAAGATCATGAAAGGCTGCTATCTCGGTAATGCACTTGTACAGCTTTCTGACAGCGATATGGACACAAGGTCGGTCGCAGCTCATTTGCTGGCCAGGACAGAGGCGATCTTCACAGAGGTGGTCAGGAAGGCGCAGGCAGACAACAAGCTGGCTAATAAAGCGAAACCAGCCGTGATCGGTAAATATCTGATCAATCTATGGAATGGCGTGAATGTAACCAGGAGAAGCCGGCCGGATTACGAGACCCTTAAAGAAATGCTCGAAATGAGCCTGCAGGTACTGCAATAA